The proteins below are encoded in one region of Rhododendron vialii isolate Sample 1 chromosome 7a, ASM3025357v1:
- the LOC131333526 gene encoding ribose-phosphate pyrophosphokinase 1-like isoform X2 — MYNGKPSVPIIEGEQVTFPSFLVSDRQEADPFKKNDTRLRIFSGTANPALSQEIACYMGLELGKIKIKRFADGEIYVQLQESVRGCDVYLVQPTSPPANENLMELLVMIDACRRASAKNITAVIPYFGYARADRKTQGRESIAAKLVANLITEAGAGRVLACDLHSGQSMGYFDIPVDHVHGQPVILDYLASKAICSDDLVVVSPDVGGVARARAFAKKLSDAPLAIVDKRRQGHNVAEVMNLIGDVRGKVAVMVDDMIDTAGTISKGAALLHQEGAREVYACTTHAVFSPPAIERLSSGLFQEVIITNTIPVAEKNYFPQLTVLSVANLLGETIWRVHDDCSGGFEPYSSLGID; from the exons ATGTACAATGGGAAGCCGTCTGTTCCAATCATTGAGGGTGAACAAGTGACTTTCCCTAGTTTTTTGGTTTCCGATCGACAAGAAGCAGATCCATTCAAGAAAAACGACACCAGGCTCCGTATATTCTCTGGAACAGCTAATCCTGCACTTTCTCAG GAAATAGCATGCTACATGGGTCTGGAGCTTGGGAAGATCAAGATAAAACGCTTCGCCGACGGCGAGATTTATGTCCAGTTACAAGAGAGTGTTAGAGGTTGTGATGTATATCTTGTGCAACCCACTAGTCCTCCTGCAAATGAGAATCTTATGGAGCTTCTGGTCATGATAGATGCTTGCCGGAGGGCATCGGCCAAGAATATCACTGCCGTGATTCCATACTTTGGATATGCTAGGGCTGATCGAAAG ACACAGGGGCGTGAATCCATTGCAGCCAAACTTGTAGCAAATCTAATTACTGAAGCAGGCGCAGGCCGTGTTCTTGCTTGTGATCTTCATTCTGGGCAGTCCATGGGTTATTTTGATATTCCAGTGGATCACGTGCATGGACAG CCTGTGATACTTGATTACCTTGCTAGCAAGGCCATCTGTTCTGATGATTTGGTTGTGGTCTCACCTGACGTTGGTGGAGTAGCCAGAGCACGTgcttttgcaaaaaaattgtCTGATGCACCTCTAGCCATTGTGGATAAAAGGCGTCAAGGGCACAATGTTGCGGAG GTGATGAATTTGATCGGGGACGTCAGGGGAAAAGTAGCAGTTATGGTGGATGACATGATTGACACTGCcg GTACTATTTCCAAAGGAGCAGCTCTGTTACATCAAGAGGGGGCTAGGGAAGTTTATGCATGCACTACGCATGCCGTCTTTAG TCCTCCTGCAATAGAAAGGTTGTCGAGTGGCTTGTTTCAAGAGGTGATCATAACAAATACGATTCCAGTGGCAGAGAAGAATTATTTTCCCCAGCTGACTGTCTTGTCTGTGGCAAACCTCCTGGGCGAGACCATATGGCGGGTTCATGATGATTGCTCT GGTGGCTTTGAGCCCTATTCCAGCTTGGGCATCGATTGA
- the LOC131333526 gene encoding ribose-phosphate pyrophosphokinase 1-like isoform X1 produces the protein MAALAFSASLFSTNKVRCRRLPCRKAVVTCNLGEPLKYMYNGKPSVPIIEGEQVTFPSFLVSDRQEADPFKKNDTRLRIFSGTANPALSQEIACYMGLELGKIKIKRFADGEIYVQLQESVRGCDVYLVQPTSPPANENLMELLVMIDACRRASAKNITAVIPYFGYARADRKTQGRESIAAKLVANLITEAGAGRVLACDLHSGQSMGYFDIPVDHVHGQPVILDYLASKAICSDDLVVVSPDVGGVARARAFAKKLSDAPLAIVDKRRQGHNVAEVMNLIGDVRGKVAVMVDDMIDTAGTISKGAALLHQEGAREVYACTTHAVFSPPAIERLSSGLFQEVIITNTIPVAEKNYFPQLTVLSVANLLGETIWRVHDDCSGGFEPYSSLGID, from the exons ATGGCTGCTTTGGCTTTCTCCGCAAGTCTCTTTTCGACGAACAAGGTGCGGTGTCGTCGTCTGCCCTGTAGAAAAGCTGTCGTG acTTGTAATTTGGGAGAGCCATTAAAGTATATGTACAATGGGAAGCCGTCTGTTCCAATCATTGAGGGTGAACAAGTGACTTTCCCTAGTTTTTTGGTTTCCGATCGACAAGAAGCAGATCCATTCAAGAAAAACGACACCAGGCTCCGTATATTCTCTGGAACAGCTAATCCTGCACTTTCTCAG GAAATAGCATGCTACATGGGTCTGGAGCTTGGGAAGATCAAGATAAAACGCTTCGCCGACGGCGAGATTTATGTCCAGTTACAAGAGAGTGTTAGAGGTTGTGATGTATATCTTGTGCAACCCACTAGTCCTCCTGCAAATGAGAATCTTATGGAGCTTCTGGTCATGATAGATGCTTGCCGGAGGGCATCGGCCAAGAATATCACTGCCGTGATTCCATACTTTGGATATGCTAGGGCTGATCGAAAG ACACAGGGGCGTGAATCCATTGCAGCCAAACTTGTAGCAAATCTAATTACTGAAGCAGGCGCAGGCCGTGTTCTTGCTTGTGATCTTCATTCTGGGCAGTCCATGGGTTATTTTGATATTCCAGTGGATCACGTGCATGGACAG CCTGTGATACTTGATTACCTTGCTAGCAAGGCCATCTGTTCTGATGATTTGGTTGTGGTCTCACCTGACGTTGGTGGAGTAGCCAGAGCACGTgcttttgcaaaaaaattgtCTGATGCACCTCTAGCCATTGTGGATAAAAGGCGTCAAGGGCACAATGTTGCGGAG GTGATGAATTTGATCGGGGACGTCAGGGGAAAAGTAGCAGTTATGGTGGATGACATGATTGACACTGCcg GTACTATTTCCAAAGGAGCAGCTCTGTTACATCAAGAGGGGGCTAGGGAAGTTTATGCATGCACTACGCATGCCGTCTTTAG TCCTCCTGCAATAGAAAGGTTGTCGAGTGGCTTGTTTCAAGAGGTGATCATAACAAATACGATTCCAGTGGCAGAGAAGAATTATTTTCCCCAGCTGACTGTCTTGTCTGTGGCAAACCTCCTGGGCGAGACCATATGGCGGGTTCATGATGATTGCTCT GGTGGCTTTGAGCCCTATTCCAGCTTGGGCATCGATTGA
- the LOC131333654 gene encoding uncharacterized protein LOC131333654, with translation MAGRQRAVQTLPTLMRALRKEIPKPPPSQQRLPSLRRAFSLYDQINLIDNVPEDQLRFQGYTDEGFTVNGVTYEGSVLCVGNLITSWSPKKFAEITADSLSMFQIVRPIPEILILGCGRYIQQVDPELRRFIRSTGMKLEALDSRNAASTYNILNEEGRIVAAAFIPYGVSS, from the exons ATGGCGGGGAGACAGAGAGCAGTGCAAACACTGCCGACTCTAATGCGAGCCCTCAGAAAAGAGATCCCAAAGCCACCACCGAGTCAACAGCGGTTGCCATCGCTGCGGcgcgctttctctctctacgaCCAGATCAACCTCATCGACAACGTCCCCGAAGACCAGCTACGCTTCCAAGG GTATACCGATGAGGGGTTTACGGTGAACGGGGTTACCTACGAAGGTAGCGTGCTTTGCGTTGGAAACTTGATAACCTCTTGGAGCCCCAAGAAATTCGCAGAGATCACTGCAGATAG CTTGTCTATGTTCCAAATTGTGCGCCCCATACCAG AAATTTTGATTCTTGGCTGTGGGAGGTATATACAACAAGTAGATCCTGAGCTCCGGCGCTTCATTCGGTCAACTGGCATGAAGCTAGAAGCTCTTGACTCG AGAAACGCTGCATCAACATATAACATACTGAACGAGGAAGGTAGGATTGTAGCTGCTGCATTTATCCCATACGGAGTTTCTTCTTGA